From the genome of Prevotella herbatica, one region includes:
- the mtnN gene encoding 5'-methylthioadenosine/S-adenosylhomocysteine nucleosidase — MKIGIIVAMDKEFTQLEKVFYNDENIIIQKCGIGKVNSAIGATKMISEHHPDLIISTGCAGGADTTLNVGDVVVAEECTYHDAYCGDNCEFGQILGMPARFKAPENLVSVALKLNHGELKIKKGLTVSGEWFVDSREKMTQIMEKFPSSTAVDMESCSIAQTCHIFGTPFISFRIISDVPLKDNKAQMYFDFWDRMAEGSFEVTKSFIDAINK; from the coding sequence ATGAAGATTGGAATTATAGTTGCGATGGATAAAGAATTCACACAACTGGAAAAAGTGTTTTACAATGATGAAAATATCATAATTCAGAAATGCGGCATTGGCAAAGTTAATTCTGCTATTGGTGCAACAAAGATGATATCTGAGCATCATCCCGACCTGATTATATCTACAGGATGCGCTGGTGGAGCCGACACTACACTGAATGTAGGTGACGTTGTTGTAGCAGAAGAATGTACATATCATGATGCATATTGTGGAGACAACTGCGAATTTGGACAAATTCTCGGTATGCCGGCACGTTTCAAAGCACCCGAAAATTTGGTAAGTGTAGCGTTGAAACTAAATCATGGAGAACTTAAAATAAAGAAGGGACTTACTGTAAGCGGAGAGTGGTTTGTTGACAGTCGAGAAAAGATGACACAGATAATGGAGAAATTCCCTAGTTCTACAGCTGTAGACATGGAGAGTTGCAGCATAGCACAGACATGCCATATCTTTGGCACACCGTTTATCAGTTTCAGAATAATAAGTGATGTTCCACTTAAAGACAACAAAGCACAAATGTATTTCGACTTCTGGGACCGTATGGCAGAGGGAAGTTTCGAAGTTACAAAGAGTTTTATTGACGCTATAAATAAATGA
- the asnB gene encoding asparagine synthase B: protein MCGIVSIFNIQEQTPELRQKALRMSQKIRHRGPDWSGIYCGGSAILAHERLSIVDPESGKQPLFSPDKKQILAVNGEIYNHHEIRKQYEGKYQFQTGSDCEVILALYREKGIDFLEDINGIFAFALYDAEKDEFLIARDPIGVIPLYIGYDDDGKIYVASELKALEGNCDRYEVFLPGHYYSSREGKMKRYYTRDWMDYDNVKDNKASVKEIHDGLEDAVKRQLMSDVPYGVLLSGGLDSSVISAVAEKFSQNRVEDNGSTKAWWPRLHSFAVGLKNAPDLAKAKLVADHIGTVHHEINYTIQEGLDAIRDVIYFIETYDVTTVRASTPMYLLARVIKSMGIKMVLSGEGADEIFGGYLYFHKAPSAKAFHEETVRKLSKLYMYDCLRANKSLAAWGVEGRVPFLDKEFLDIAMRTNPEAKMCPGQTMEKKIVREGFADMLPAEVAWRQKEQFSDGVGYSWIDTLKKITSDQVSDEQMEHAEEQFPINPPRNKEEYYYRSIFAEHFPSDSAALSVPSVPSVACSTAEALAWDEAFKNMNDPSGRAVTGIHEQAYKD from the coding sequence ATGTGTGGAATTGTATCAATATTCAACATCCAAGAGCAAACTCCTGAACTAAGACAGAAAGCTTTGCGTATGAGTCAAAAAATTCGTCACCGTGGTCCCGATTGGAGTGGGATATATTGTGGTGGTTCCGCTATCTTGGCTCATGAAAGATTATCAATAGTAGATCCTGAATCAGGAAAACAACCTTTGTTTAGTCCAGATAAAAAACAAATTCTTGCTGTGAATGGTGAGATATATAATCATCATGAGATAAGAAAACAATATGAAGGTAAGTATCAGTTCCAAACAGGAAGTGATTGCGAAGTCATCCTTGCTTTATATAGAGAGAAGGGTATTGATTTTCTTGAGGATATAAATGGTATTTTTGCATTTGCACTTTATGATGCTGAGAAAGATGAGTTCCTTATTGCTCGTGATCCAATTGGAGTTATACCTCTTTATATAGGATATGACGATGATGGGAAAATTTATGTAGCAAGTGAACTGAAAGCTCTTGAAGGTAATTGTGACAGATATGAAGTGTTTTTGCCAGGACATTATTATAGTAGTCGTGAAGGTAAGATGAAACGTTATTATACACGCGACTGGATGGATTATGATAATGTGAAAGACAATAAGGCTAGTGTTAAGGAGATTCACGATGGGTTGGAGGATGCTGTTAAGCGCCAGCTTATGAGCGATGTTCCTTATGGCGTTTTGCTTTCTGGTGGATTAGATTCTTCTGTTATTAGTGCTGTCGCTGAGAAATTTTCTCAGAATAGAGTAGAGGATAACGGTTCTACAAAGGCATGGTGGCCAAGACTTCATTCTTTTGCGGTAGGACTAAAGAACGCTCCTGATTTGGCTAAGGCTAAGTTGGTGGCAGATCATATAGGAACAGTTCATCATGAAATTAACTATACCATACAGGAAGGTCTTGACGCAATACGTGACGTTATATATTTCATAGAAACTTATGATGTTACTACTGTCAGAGCTTCAACACCAATGTACCTTTTGGCAAGAGTGATAAAGAGTATGGGTATAAAAATGGTTCTATCTGGTGAGGGAGCTGACGAAATTTTCGGTGGGTATCTTTATTTTCATAAGGCACCTTCAGCAAAGGCTTTCCACGAAGAGACTGTTAGAAAATTGTCTAAACTTTATATGTATGATTGTCTTCGTGCCAACAAGAGTCTTGCTGCGTGGGGAGTAGAGGGTCGTGTGCCATTCCTTGACAAAGAATTTCTTGATATAGCAATGCGAACAAATCCAGAAGCAAAGATGTGCCCTGGACAGACGATGGAGAAGAAAATCGTAAGAGAAGGCTTTGCTGATATGTTGCCAGCAGAGGTAGCTTGGAGACAAAAGGAACAGTTTAGTGACGGAGTAGGATATTCATGGATAGATACCTTGAAGAAAATTACGTCAGATCAGGTGAGTGATGAGCAGATGGAACATGCTGAGGAGCAATTTCCAATTAATCCTCCACGCAATAAAGAAGAATATTATTACCGTTCTATATTTGCAGAACATTTCCCAAGTGATAGTGCTGCACTTTCTGTGCCGAGTGTACCGAGTGTAGCTTGCAGTACGGCAGAGGCCCTTGCATGGGATGAGGCTTTTAAAAATATGAACGACCCAAGCGGAAGGGCGGTTACAGGAATACACGAACAAGCTTATAAAGATTGA
- a CDS encoding ammonium transporter, with protein sequence MKKRWIILMLSMVIIAISGLFVGEPSFKCDFTKINAADVAWLITSTIFVLMMTPGLSFFYGGMVGAKNVISTMLQSFIAMGLISVLWVVFGFSLAFGDDIGGVIGNPLTFLMFKNVGAGVYMTATGKVLGGATIPLALFALFQMKFAIITPSLITGSFAERVRFSGYLFFMIFFFVVIYCPLAHMTWHPDGLFLKWGVVDFAGGIVVHASSGVAALAGAIFLGRRKKSTIDAEPANIPFVLLGAALLWLGWFGFNAGSSLHADGTAVKAFLNTNTASATAMMTWIFFDCLRGRKPSAMGAAVGCVVGLVAITPSAGYVTVGQSIFISFVITIICNIAVYWRSHSRIDDALDVFPTHGTGGIFGTVLTGIFIQGGLISGTWAGFIVFLYHILAVVIVFVYTFGMSYFGYWLIDKMIPMRVSSESEEIGLDLSQHDEHYGLAHVGERELAEYEEHIKTKNENRQ encoded by the coding sequence ATGAAAAAGAGATGGATAATACTTATGCTCTCAATGGTTATTATAGCCATTTCAGGGCTTTTTGTAGGTGAACCCTCGTTTAAATGTGATTTCACGAAGATTAATGCCGCAGATGTTGCATGGCTAATCACTTCAACAATCTTCGTGCTTATGATGACTCCAGGACTGTCATTCTTCTATGGCGGAATGGTTGGAGCCAAAAATGTTATTTCAACGATGCTTCAAAGTTTCATAGCGATGGGACTCATTAGTGTCCTTTGGGTAGTTTTTGGATTTAGTCTTGCTTTTGGTGATGATATCGGAGGGGTTATAGGTAATCCACTGACATTCTTGATGTTTAAGAATGTCGGAGCAGGAGTTTATATGACAGCTACAGGTAAAGTACTTGGTGGTGCTACAATTCCTCTTGCATTGTTTGCCTTGTTTCAGATGAAATTCGCAATTATAACACCTTCTTTAATTACAGGATCTTTTGCAGAACGTGTTAGATTTTCTGGCTATCTGTTCTTCATGATATTCTTCTTCGTTGTGATTTATTGTCCGTTGGCTCACATGACATGGCATCCTGATGGTCTGTTCCTGAAATGGGGAGTTGTCGATTTTGCCGGTGGTATTGTGGTTCATGCATCTTCTGGTGTGGCAGCTTTGGCTGGAGCTATATTCTTAGGGCGCAGAAAAAAATCAACGATAGACGCAGAACCTGCAAATATTCCATTTGTATTACTTGGTGCAGCATTACTTTGGCTTGGATGGTTTGGATTCAACGCAGGAAGTTCACTTCATGCAGATGGTACAGCCGTTAAGGCATTCCTTAATACAAACACAGCAAGTGCAACAGCTATGATGACATGGATATTCTTTGATTGTCTTCGTGGACGTAAACCTTCTGCAATGGGTGCAGCTGTTGGATGTGTTGTCGGTCTTGTCGCAATCACTCCTTCTGCTGGATATGTAACAGTTGGACAGAGTATCTTTATTTCTTTTGTTATAACAATAATATGTAATATTGCAGTTTATTGGCGCAGTCATTCTAGAATTGATGATGCCTTAGACGTATTCCCAACTCATGGAACTGGTGGTATTTTCGGTACAGTTCTTACAGGTATATTCATCCAAGGTGGATTAATATCTGGAACTTGGGCTGGTTTTATAGTATTCCTCTATCACATATTGGCCGTTGTAATCGTATTTGTTTATACTTTTGGTATGAGCTATTTCGGATATTGGCTTATAGATAAGATGATTCCAATGCGAGTAAGTTCAGAAAGTGAGGAAATAGGTCTAGACCTTAGTCAGCACGACGAGCATTATGGACTTGCACATGTTGGAGAACGTGAATTAGCAGAATATGAAGAACACATAAAAACAAAGAATGAGAATAGACAATAG
- a CDS encoding YfhO family protein, whose amino-acid sequence METLKKYLPDLLVVVVFAIISFAYFFPADTEGRILYRHDASAGRGAGQEQSEYHDRTGKITRWSNSTFSGMPTYQTAPTYKSTSFLQQVIRAYHLWLPENVWYVFAYLLGFYILLRAFDFRQSLAALGSVIWAFSSYFFIIIAAGHIWKVMALAYLPPMIAGVVLSYRGKYLWGFIVTAIFSAFEVAANHVQMTYYFLFVIFFMIIAYLVEAIKQKNLKHFGKATLACAAGALIGIMLNISNLYHTWQYSQESMRGKSELVKKNTANQTNSGLDRDYITQWSYGIDETWTLLVPNTKGGASVPLAANAKAMEKADPNFMQIYQQMGQYWGEQPGTSGPVYVGAFVLMLFILGMFIVRGPMKWALLGATVLSILLSWGRNFMPFTNFFIDYIPMYSKFRTVASILVIAEFTIPLLAMLTLKKIVDEPEILKSKIKFVYISFGLTAGVALLFAIMPNVFFSDFISSSEMQALKSIPAAYIGPLESNLRSIREYIFTSDCWRSFWIIVIGSFFLFLFKSGKLKAQYMIGAITLLCLIDMWQVNKRYLNDDMFVEQSVREQAQPMTETDKQILQDKSLDYRVLNLSTNTFNENETSYYHKSIGGYHAAKLRRYQELIEAYISPEMQKLMPAISTAGGDMTKVSGDSIFPILNMLNAKYFIVPLQGNQTVAIQNPYVYGNAWFVDKVDYVDNANQEIDKVGNIDLRHEAVADSKFKKQLGQSKPQDSTSLVKITSYEPNKLCYDVKSATGGVVVFSEIYYPEWTATVDGKPVELGRANYVLRALNVAPGSHKVVLTFYPKSVDQTETIAYVSYVILLLVVLLTVYIERKKRKKTL is encoded by the coding sequence ATGGAAACTTTAAAGAAATATCTGCCGGACCTCTTGGTTGTGGTAGTTTTTGCAATTATCTCTTTTGCCTATTTCTTTCCTGCTGATACAGAAGGACGAATTTTGTATCGCCATGATGCTTCTGCTGGGCGTGGTGCAGGTCAGGAACAAAGCGAATATCACGATCGTACAGGTAAAATAACACGATGGTCAAATTCTACATTCAGTGGAATGCCAACTTACCAGACTGCACCAACTTATAAAAGTACAAGTTTTTTGCAGCAGGTTATTAGGGCATATCATTTGTGGTTGCCTGAAAACGTATGGTATGTTTTTGCATATCTTTTGGGTTTTTATATTTTGCTTCGTGCTTTTGATTTTAGACAATCGCTTGCGGCTTTGGGCTCTGTGATATGGGCTTTCTCATCCTATTTCTTTATCATTATAGCTGCAGGACATATATGGAAGGTGATGGCTCTTGCTTATCTTCCGCCAATGATAGCAGGAGTTGTGCTATCGTATCGAGGGAAGTATCTGTGGGGATTTATAGTTACTGCGATTTTCTCAGCGTTTGAGGTAGCTGCAAATCACGTGCAGATGACATATTACTTCTTGTTTGTGATATTCTTCATGATTATCGCATATCTTGTAGAGGCTATAAAACAAAAGAATTTAAAGCATTTTGGAAAGGCAACGCTGGCATGTGCTGCTGGTGCCCTCATCGGAATAATGCTTAATATATCCAATCTTTATCATACATGGCAATACTCTCAGGAGAGTATGAGAGGTAAAAGTGAATTGGTAAAGAAGAATACCGCTAACCAAACAAACAGTGGACTTGATCGTGATTATATAACTCAATGGAGTTATGGTATTGACGAAACTTGGACATTACTTGTGCCAAATACTAAAGGTGGTGCTTCTGTGCCATTAGCAGCAAATGCCAAGGCTATGGAAAAGGCTGATCCTAATTTCATGCAGATATATCAGCAAATGGGGCAGTATTGGGGCGAACAGCCTGGAACAAGTGGACCTGTATATGTAGGTGCGTTTGTGCTTATGTTGTTTATACTAGGAATGTTTATTGTAAGAGGACCTATGAAATGGGCCTTGCTTGGTGCCACGGTATTGAGTATCCTGTTGTCGTGGGGACGAAACTTTATGCCTTTCACAAACTTTTTCATAGACTATATACCGATGTATAGTAAGTTCCGAACGGTGGCGTCGATTCTTGTAATTGCCGAATTCACGATACCGCTGCTTGCAATGCTCACGTTAAAGAAGATAGTTGATGAACCAGAGATACTTAAGAGCAAGATAAAGTTTGTCTATATTAGTTTTGGGCTTACCGCTGGTGTTGCATTACTTTTTGCAATTATGCCTAATGTATTCTTCTCTGATTTCATTTCTTCATCAGAAATGCAGGCACTAAAGAGTATTCCGGCTGCATACATAGGTCCTTTGGAGAGTAATTTGCGTAGTATCCGTGAATATATATTTACGTCAGATTGTTGGCGCTCATTCTGGATTATCGTTATAGGTTCTTTCTTCTTGTTCCTTTTCAAGTCAGGAAAACTAAAGGCCCAGTATATGATTGGTGCAATAACCTTACTTTGTCTTATTGATATGTGGCAGGTAAACAAGCGCTATCTTAATGATGATATGTTTGTAGAACAGAGTGTTCGTGAACAGGCACAGCCAATGACAGAAACAGATAAACAGATTCTTCAGGATAAGAGTTTGGATTATCGTGTGTTGAATTTGTCTACCAATACATTTAATGAGAACGAAACAAGTTATTATCATAAGAGTATCGGTGGTTATCATGCTGCAAAATTGCGTCGCTATCAAGAACTAATCGAGGCTTATATAAGTCCTGAAATGCAGAAACTTATGCCTGCAATATCAACTGCTGGCGGTGATATGACAAAGGTTAGTGGTGACAGTATCTTCCCTATACTGAATATGCTCAATGCAAAATACTTTATTGTTCCTTTGCAAGGTAATCAGACGGTGGCAATACAGAATCCTTATGTGTATGGTAACGCTTGGTTTGTAGACAAAGTTGATTATGTAGATAATGCAAATCAGGAAATAGATAAAGTTGGAAACATAGACCTTCGCCATGAGGCTGTTGCTGATTCTAAATTCAAGAAACAACTTGGACAGTCTAAACCCCAAGACAGTACGTCTTTGGTTAAGATTACTTCATACGAGCCAAACAAGTTGTGTTATGATGTGAAGAGTGCAACAGGTGGAGTTGTGGTTTTCTCTGAAATATACTATCCTGAATGGACTGCGACTGTTGATGGTAAACCTGTAGAACTAGGTCGTGCCAACTATGTGCTCCGCGCATTGAATGTTGCACCAGGAAGTCATAAAGTTGTGCTTACATTCTATCCGAAGAGTGTTGACCAGACTGAGACGATAGCTTATGTTTCTTATGTGATACTTCTGCTTGTAGTTTTGCTTACGGTATATATAGAACGTAAAAAACGAAAGAAAACACTCTAG
- a CDS encoding GSCFA domain-containing protein, which produces MEFTTKVNITKSSWTIHPCERMLFVGSCFADNIGKRFHEEKFNTDINPYGVMYNPASILHTVERFCEESEYKPDNAFLTLGTNHVYILNETGEIVDNCMKKPQKLFTEKVLSTDECYNYLRKAVMRLMSKNRDIRIIITVSPIRYRKYGYHESQLSKATLLLAADKLSKEEHVDYFPAYEIMNDELRDYRFYKEDMLHPSDQAVQYIWERFAETYFGDDTNEFLNEWKPIKEALNHKPFNPEGDEYKSFIAEAKKKYDSLVKKWGINK; this is translated from the coding sequence ATGGAATTTACAACAAAAGTAAACATAACTAAATCATCATGGACAATTCATCCTTGTGAAAGAATGCTTTTCGTGGGTTCATGCTTTGCTGACAATATCGGCAAGAGATTTCATGAGGAGAAATTCAATACGGATATAAATCCATATGGTGTAATGTATAATCCAGCGAGCATTCTGCATACTGTTGAAAGATTTTGTGAAGAGTCAGAATACAAACCAGACAATGCTTTCCTTACGCTAGGCACAAACCATGTTTATATTTTAAATGAGACTGGCGAGATTGTAGACAACTGCATGAAAAAGCCACAAAAACTATTTACCGAGAAAGTACTGTCTACAGATGAATGTTACAATTATCTACGCAAAGCAGTAATGAGATTAATGTCTAAAAATAGAGACATTAGAATTATTATAACCGTAAGTCCTATCCGTTATCGTAAATACGGTTATCATGAGAGTCAATTAAGTAAGGCCACTCTATTACTAGCTGCCGACAAACTGTCAAAAGAGGAACATGTTGATTACTTTCCTGCCTACGAAATCATGAATGATGAGCTGCGTGACTATCGCTTTTACAAAGAAGATATGCTACACCCAAGCGATCAGGCTGTTCAATATATATGGGAACGATTTGCTGAAACTTATTTTGGAGATGACACGAATGAGTTTCTAAATGAATGGAAGCCTATAAAAGAAGCATTGAATCACAAGCCCTTCAATCCAGAAGGAGATGAATATAAAAGTTTTATAGCAGAAGCAAAGAAGAAATACGATTCATTGGTAAAGAAATGGGGCATTAACAAATAG